Proteins encoded together in one Impatiens glandulifera chromosome 1, dImpGla2.1, whole genome shotgun sequence window:
- the LOC124921216 gene encoding transcription factor MYB13-like, with product MVRAPCCEKMGLKKGPWTNEEDNILISYIHRHGHSNWRSLPKQAGLLRCGKSCRLRWTNYLRPDIKRGNFTEEEENTIIHLHQTLGNRWSVIASRLPGRTDNEIKNVWHTHLKKKLNNSTEPVEIVRSIMSPSLDQSTSSSEVSSANHINNNNNEAMSPILIDQEQSIMDTFPEIDESFWSEDLSTADNSMAQSHFMATFTDDHDQDLQFYFSETTTPFTDIGAGDYHYGLNLEEEEGSMDFWYNLFIKADETILQL from the exons ATGGTGAGAGCGCCTTGCTGCGAGAAGATGGGTCTGAAAAAGGGACCATGGACTAATGAAGAAGACAACATTCTCATCTCCTACATTCACCGCCACGGCCATTCCAATTGGCGATCCCTACCCAAACAAGCtg GATTATTGAGATGTGGGAAGAGTTGCAGATTACGTTGGACTAACTATCTCCGGCCAGATATTAAGAGAGGAAATTTcactgaagaagaggagaataCTATAATCCATTTGCATCAAACCCTTGGCAACAg ATGGTCAGTAATTGCATCTAGGTTACCGGGTAGAACTGATAATGAGATAAAAAACGTTTGGCATACCCATTTGAAGAAAAAGCTCAACAATTCTACCGAGCCTGTCGAGATCGTCCGATCCATCATGTCCCCAAGCCTGGATCAGTCAACTTCTTCTAGTGAAGTTTCGTCGGcgaatcatattaataataataataatgaagccATGTCACCTATATTAATAGACCAAGAGCAAAGTATTATGGATACTTTTCCGGAAATAGATGAGAGTTTCTGGTCGGAAGACTTGTCAACCGCTGACAATTCCATGGCGCAATCTCACTTCATGGCTACCTTTACAGATGATCATGATCAGGATTTGCAATTTTACTTCTCAGAGACCACGACTCCGTTTACTGATATTGGCGCCGGCGATTATCATTATGGTCTCaatcttgaagaagaagaaggatccATGGACTTTTGGTACAACCTCTTCATCAAAGCTGATGAAACAATACTTCAACTTTGA